DNA from Amycolatopsis sp. DSM 110486:
AGCTCGTCGAACGTGCGGCGCAGCAACGAGGTGCTGGTGTCGCCGGACCACACGAGGGCGCCGGCGCGGTGGATCTCCAGCTCGATCGGGAGGTTCGTCGCGTCGGCCACCTCCCAGGCCGGCCGGATGCCGGGGCCGACGGCGCACCCGCCAAGGTAGATCTTGGCCTGGGGGAGGTAGAGCGGGTTGACTCCTTCGATGCTGCGCGAGCTCATGTCGTTGACGACCGTGTACCCGACGACCTCGGCGCGGGAGTTGACCACGAGCCCGAGCTCCGGCTCCGGCACGTCGATGCCGGAGTCCGTGCGGATGGCCACGGACTCGCCGTCGCCGGTCACGCGCCAGGCGGCGGACTTGAAGAACAGCTCGGGCCGCGGTGCCTCGTACACGAGGTCGTAGACGTCGGCGGCGCGCTCGCTTTCGGTGATCCGCGCCTCGCGTGAGCGCTGGTAGGTCACGCCCGCCGCCCAGACCTCGGTGCGCCGGTCGACGGGCGGCAGGAACCGGAGGTCGGCGGCGTCGTGCGCCGGGCCGTCCGCGCCGGCGCACAGGTCCTGCAGCTCGGGCAGCGGCACGCCGAGCAGCTCGCCGATGGACGTCACCGGCAGCTCGAGGACGGTGTCCGCGGTGCGGACGCCGACGGCCGGGTGGGTTCCGCCCGGGGAAAGGAAACGAACGATGAGCACGGCTGACCTCGATCCTCGTGGGGATTCTGCGGCCCGTTCCGGGGCCGAAGGCGAACCTAGACACGGCAGCGGGTCCGGCGCAAGTGTGTCCGAAGTGGACTGTGTGGTCACGGGCCGGGTCGCGGTGCTGACGCTGAACCGGCCGGCGAAGCGCAACGCGATCACGCCGGAGATGGCGGCAGCCCTGCGCACCCACGCCGCCGCGCTGGACGCGGACCCGGGCGTGCGGGCGATCGTGCTGACCGGCGCGGGCGACAAGGCGTTCTGCGCGGGCAGCGACGTCGGTGAGCTGGACCGCTACGCCACGCCGTGGGAGTTCCGCAACCGCGACGACTACGGCGACGCGATCCGCGCTTTGCGCACGCCGGTGATCGCGGCCGTCAACGGGTTCGCTTTCGGGGGTGGGCTGGAGCTGGCCTTGGCGTGTGACATCCGGCTCGCCGCCTCGACCGCGACCTTCGCCGCACCCGAGATCAAGCTCGGCTGGATCGGCGGGAGCGGTCAGTCGGCACTGCTCGCGCACAGCATCGGGCCGGGCAACGCGGCGACGATGCTGCTCACGGGTGACCCGATCTCCGCGGCGCAGGCGCTGGCGTGGGGCCTCGTCACCGAGGTGACCGAGCCCGCCGATCTGCCGGCGAAAGCGTTTGCGCTCGCCGAGCGGATCGCGGCCCGGGCCCCGATCGCCGCGCAGACGGCCAAGGCCAATCTGCGCGCGGCGTACTCGATGCCGTTGGAGCAGGCCATCCGCTACGAGCGGGACCTGCAGACGGTCTGTCTGTCCACAGCGGACGCCGCCGAGGGCCGGGCGGCCTTCGCGCAGCGCCGCGAACCGCGGTTCACAGGGGAGTGACGATGGGAGTGCTGGACGGTTACCGCGTGGTCGACGTGTCGATCGCGATGGCCGGGCCGCTGGCCGCGATGCGGCT
Protein-coding regions in this window:
- a CDS encoding fumarylacetoacetate hydrolase family protein; translation: MLIVRFLSPGGTHPAVGVRTADTVLELPVTSIGELLGVPLPELQDLCAGADGPAHDAADLRFLPPVDRRTEVWAAGVTYQRSREARITESERAADVYDLVYEAPRPELFFKSAAWRVTGDGESVAIRTDSGIDVPEPELGLVVNSRAEVVGYTVVNDMSSRSIEGVNPLYLPQAKIYLGGCAVGPGIRPAWEVADATNLPIELEIHRAGALVWSGDTSTSLLRRTFDELVEYLFRADVFPDGVVLATGTALVPDLPFTLAAGDRVAITVGEIGTLTSTVVSGKDEVAKLLEAR
- a CDS encoding enoyl-CoA hydratase/isomerase family protein, with the protein product MDCVVTGRVAVLTLNRPAKRNAITPEMAAALRTHAAALDADPGVRAIVLTGAGDKAFCAGSDVGELDRYATPWEFRNRDDYGDAIRALRTPVIAAVNGFAFGGGLELALACDIRLAASTATFAAPEIKLGWIGGSGQSALLAHSIGPGNAATMLLTGDPISAAQALAWGLVTEVTEPADLPAKAFALAERIAARAPIAAQTAKANLRAAYSMPLEQAIRYERDLQTVCLSTADAAEGRAAFAQRREPRFTGE